The stretch of DNA AAATGTAAAAAAATAGACATTAGACAATAAAACCATCCATTCCATTTTCAAACTGGGTTGTGTGTGGCATACACAACCTGTTGACATAACCCCCGGATTAGGAAGTCTTCGACTTTATTACTCAATAAGAAAAAGCTGCCATGTAAAAGGCAGTATCAGTAAATTTCATTTAAGTAACTCACCCAAAATTATCGCCACTCCATTTTCATCATTGGTCTCTGTTATTTAAAAAATTGAAATAATTGGAATTAATCGATATAATCGTTTAATTGAATAAAATTGACACAAAGGGTGATAAAAATGAAGACATTAGAAAATAAGAGATTTATTGTTGAAAATAAATTAGGCTATACTCCAATGATTGGAAGATTATTATCCATGATGGATTATACACGTTCGACCACATTAAATGCAGTAGATGGTTTATCAGTAGAAGAACTGGATTATCGTATAAATGGCAAGGGAAATTCAATTGGTTGTCTTTTGTATCATATGGCATGTGTTGAAGAAGTCTATCAAATTTCGACATTTGAAGACCGTGATCCTACTAAAGAAGAACTTCAAAGGCTTAATGTAGGATTAAAACTTGGTGAAAAGGCACATAAAGAAATCAAGGATAAAGAAATTGAATTCTATCTTGAACAGTTAAGTAAAGTAAGAGAACGCACGCTAGATTTATTTAAGCAAATAGAGGACATCTGGTTGGATGAAGTTTCACCATTTGGTCCTGATCATGTAGCTAACAACTATTTCCGATGGTTTCATGTATTTGAAGATGAGCTAAATCATCGAGGTCAAATCCGTCTAATTCGCAACCATATGAATAGAGAACAGGAGAACTAATATTTAATATGAGTTTTCGACTGTATGCTAGTGTAATAATCTTATCGATGTATCCAGCCACTCCCTCGCTACACGTGAGTGTACACGGCATGCACAGTAGGTTTACATAACACCCCGACTCGGAAGTTAGCCCCTACGAACCAATCCCTCCCCCCTCACTTCTTCTCCTTTCCACCCATCCATTTTTGATTCACCCAATTTACAGCGTTGAGTTGATGGGCTTTTGGTTGATTCACTTTTCCCCTCTAATGAATAAATATCCAATCTGTCTTGGGATTTAGGCAATAAAAAAAGACCGTCTCTGACGATCTCCTGTTCCTCAACTAAAGCAACCGTTAGTTGAAGATGATACTCTTTACATGTTTTTTAAAGCAAGTTTGACCGATGTATTTATTTGTTCTTTGAACACACCAGTTTTATCAATAGCTAGTAGTTCCTCTTTTAAATGTTTTTCAAAAAAATCAACGTTATCTCCAAGAAATCGTTTAGCACCAAAAGAAGTTGAATAGTGATTTCCGATTATAGAGTCAAGTGTCCATACCTGCTCATAAGAAGGCATTTGATGAATTTCTAAGTCAAACTTTGAACTTGATATAATATCCTGATGGCTAACTGTAGGATGACTGTATGTAATATTCCCTGCTCTCCTTTCATTGCCATACCAATGTTTTACCACCTCTTGGACTTTCTCTTGCCAAGGTAGAAGCACATCCTTAGGAGAGTAATTATCTATAATAGCTATTCCACCACCAATAGCAATCATTTCGTACAAACTATCAAGAACTTTTGGTCGATTCATCCAGTGAAATGCCTTTGCAATCGTTACAAATCTAAAGGTTGTATTGTTTGTACTGTTATATTTTTCAATATCACCAATAAACCACTCTGTATGTTCAACCCTAAATTCCTTACTAAGTCTTTCAGCCTCCTGAATCATCTCACGTTCCGTATCTATCCCAACAATTTTTTCGAACCAATCAGAGAACCTTAATGATAATCGGCCATCACCGCATCCCAAATCTAGCATGTGGCCATTTCCATCTAAAGAAAACTTACTTCTTAAAAATCTAATTAAAGAAGCAGAATATAATGGTCTATTTCGTGAATAATACCAAGCTGTACCTTTAAACAAATCTTCTCCGTAATCTTTCATTTTATAATCCTCCTTATTTAAGCACCCAAAGGCATAAAAATCTTCTACATGTCTGGCTTAGTAAATCAACAGAATAATGCGTTAATCCTTCTTGGATCAACGCATCATTTAGTCTTATTGTAATTTGGTTTGCCTTCTTCAACTAACCTGCCCCGTTAGTTGAAGAATTACTTTTTTAATGTGAGTAGAGTTTTCTCGGCTATTTCAATGTCATCCATATCAAACATACTAATATTGATTGTTTGGTCTAATTTCTTGTTTCTTTCCTCTGATTCCTCACCAACCCAACAAGTATATAGTTCACAATAGTCTCCTCGCTCAAGATGACTATCTAGAATCTCAAGTAAAGCTTTCAAATATTGTTGTTGTTTTTGGTAATTGTGAGGTGAATTTTTTTTATCCTTTTTGTATAAAGAAAGACCTACGCTTTCTGCAGTAGCTACTTCATAAATATATTTAGTTGTAATGTGTTTACGAACATCTTCTCTATCATATTTACTCGAAAAGTTATTACCTACAATAATTAAGTCATCGCTCTCTTCATAGTTAATTGGAAGCGTGAAATTACAACCTAAATAATTTGTCAAACTCATTTGAATTCATTCTCCTTTTGGTTTACCTTGTTCAACTAACCTTTAGTTCAATAAGAAAACGAGTTGTAAAGCAGCCCGGTGATCTTTAACTAAAGCACTCGTTAGTTGAATAAGAATTTTCATTGATGCTCATTTAAACTGAAAAAATGTAATTTGTTTTTAAGTAGTTGAATAATGCAACTTCATTATTTGATAACCACTTTAATTCCCCTAAATGGTGTCCGAATACTAACATCATAAAACGGAGTGCTTTCCCAGTTATTCAGCTCAACAACTTTATCAATACCTTGCTTTAGCTTATCGAGTATTACTTCTTTTTTCTCTTGGTCATCTAATTTTAAAAATTCGCATACATCAAAAAGAATTTCTACATCGCAAAAGCCATCTACAACATTAGAATTCGCCTCTGGAAATTCTTTTACACAGAAAATATTAATTTGGCTAATATCGGTTGTATTAAACTTTGAGAAACTACTTTCGTAAAGAGAGGTTATACATCTTGATTGAAACGACAGTTTTTTATGTACCTCTTTAATTCCCACGTCCTCATTTACATACAAAAAAAATTCCTTAAAATCATTAGTCATCACCCATTCATAATTTCTATTCAAAGTTCCCTCACTCTTCTTCGACTAAACTGCCCCGTTAGTTAAGAAGGTTTCAATAATGTAATCTTTACGTAACCCCATTCGGTTCTTTCTTTATCTTCACAATTACTATGTAAAAAACAATGCTTACTACTATTAAACAAAAGGTAACATTTTGCGAAAAACCAACAATATCTCCCCAGCTACTTGTACCGTATAAAAACAACTGAAAGATTAAACCTACAAGTAAAATTAGTAGTGCATATGGCGTTTTTTTTAATAAAAACCCTGTAATTCCACCAAGAATACCACCGATAGCTGAAGCACCGCCCCAAATTGCATAAACAAGTGCCTGTTCTTTAAATGATGATGATACTGTTGTTTCTATATAATTGTGTCCAATCGCGAAGTAAAAAGTAATTGCACAAATTGTATAAATGGATCCAAGAAATGCAGCTTTACTAATGTTATTCGCAAATAGATAGCCAACAAGCATTGCAAGAATAAACCACATTGGTAAAGAATTAATCGTTATCGCTAAATAGAAAATGACGAATTCAAGAACTGTAACACCATCAGCTATAATTGGTAAATGGTCGGAAATAACTGAGAAAATACCGACAATTAAACCAACAACAAGTGTAAAAATAATAAAACTTCTCCAATTCCCTTTATATTCTTGATTCTCCATTAACAAAACTCCCTCCTCGACTTAATTTGTCTGTTCTTGAACCACTGTAAATCCAAATATTTTTTCAATTTTAGTCACTTTAAGTATTAGGAGACCTATCATAGTACCTAAAGTATTTAATATAATATCATCAATATCGAACGACCTGTTGGGAAGTAATAGTTGAATAATCTCTATAAACGTTGAACTTAATACACCGACTAAAACAACACTCATCATATTGTTTAGTCTCTTGAATTTTAAAATTAGAATGAATCCTAAAGGCGTAAATAAGATGATATTTCCTAAAATATTTCTTAAGGGAACCATATAATAAAAGTGATTTAATAATTCATTAATACTTGCAAACGGCACAAAATTATTAGGTAAATCCTATTCAGGACCAAAAGCTATTTCAAGTGGAAAAATTGTTAGTCCTATGATTCCCATCACACTTATGAAGTAAAGAAGATTTACCACTTCTCGTTTAAAATCAAATTTCTTATTAATAATGGTAAGGTTAAAAGCCTTAAAAATTATCCATATAATCGTAATTGCTATTGCGGGGTAGAGAAATTGGATTCTAATAAATCACACATCCTTTTTTATATATAAAATTACATAAGGAACAAATTATACCATTAACTAGTCAGATAACGTGTTAGGTCAAGATATATGTTAATTACCATTTCTTATTGAACTAACCTGCCCCGTTAATTTAATAAGAAAAAATGCAAAAAATGCTTTACTCTTTCTTGAAGTAAAGCACCCGTTAGTTGATGAAGCCACCTGCATATTCTATACCAAAAACAGATTCAAATAGTGCACGTTCATTGCAAAATATAGCCCCTGTATATGTTAGACAACAGCCGAATTTCTACGGGGGCGTTTGCTATTATTTTTTTAAGTCAACGATAATCGGATCAAGCTCAATTTCGATATGACCTTTTCCGGACATAAGACTCGCAATTTCAACAGGCTGAATGATGAGCTGGCTAGCACCTTCTTGGATAGCGCCAAGTGCGGCTGTTCCGTTAAATGTTTTCCCATTATCGGGTGACATGCCTGAACCACCCGACCCATTCAAGTACACATGA from Paenisporosarcina sp. FSL H8-0542 encodes:
- a CDS encoding DinB family protein, with the translated sequence MIGRLLSMMDYTRSTTLNAVDGLSVEELDYRINGKGNSIGCLLYHMACVEEVYQISTFEDRDPTKEELQRLNVGLKLGEKAHKEIKDKEIEFYLEQLSKVRERTLDLFKQIEDIWLDEVSPFGPDHVANNYFRWFHVFEDELNHRGQIRLIRNHMNREQEN
- a CDS encoding class I SAM-dependent methyltransferase → MKDYGEDLFKGTAWYYSRNRPLYSASLIRFLRSKFSLDGNGHMLDLGCGDGRLSLRFSDWFEKIVGIDTEREMIQEAERLSKEFRVEHTEWFIGDIEKYNSTNNTTFRFVTIAKAFHWMNRPKVLDSLYEMIAIGGGIAIIDNYSPKDVLLPWQEKVQEVVKHWYGNERRAGNITYSHPTVSHQDIISSSKFDLEIHQMPSYEQVWTLDSIIGNHYSTSFGAKRFLGDNVDFFEKHLKEELLAIDKTGVFKEQINTSVKLALKNM
- a CDS encoding VanZ family protein; protein product: MPFASINELLNHFYYMVPLRNILGNIILFTPLGFILILKFKRLNNMMSVVLVGVLSSTFIEIIQLLLPNRSFDIDDIILNTLGTMIGLLILKVTKIEKIFGFTVVQEQTN